CATCCGGCTGCCTTCCGGCACACTGTGCGGAGGGCAGCCCTTTTTTGCAGGGGAACCAGTATCCGTGCCATTCCCATCAAACATTTCAAATACCACCCCATGAAGAAGAGCATGAACAGAATGAACATCATCTGCCTTGGAGTCAGGGACATGAAGAAGGCCCTGCAATTTTACCGTGACGGGCTCGGTTTTAAAACGGACGAGACGGGCGACCACCCGGACGTTGTCTTTTTCAGCACTCCCGGCACGAAGCTGGAATTGTATCCGCTGGATTTGCTGGCAAAAGACATCAACGGGGAGAATCCTCCCCCCATCGGTTCCGGATTCGGAGGAATCACGCTTGCCTATAACGCAAAAACGAAAGAGGAAGTGATTGAAGTCATTGAACTGGCCCGGAATGCGGGGGCCAGGATCGTGAAGGAACCCCAGGATGTTTTCTGGGGCGGCTTCCACGGCTATTTTGCGGACCCGGACGGCTATTACTGGGAGGTCGCCTGGGGGCCGAACGATGAATTTGACGACCGGGACATGCTCGTCCTGTAACCGGAATTTATTTAAATAAAAGGGCTGCCGCTCCATATCAAGGCAACGGCAGACCGCAA
This DNA window, taken from Akkermansia muciniphila, encodes the following:
- a CDS encoding VOC family protein: MNRMNIICLGVRDMKKALQFYRDGLGFKTDETGDHPDVVFFSTPGTKLELYPLDLLAKDINGENPPPIGSGFGGITLAYNAKTKEEVIEVIELARNAGARIVKEPQDVFWGGFHGYFADPDGYYWEVAWGPNDEFDDRDMLVL